Proteins co-encoded in one Alphaproteobacteria bacterium SS10 genomic window:
- a CDS encoding tyrosine-type recombinase/integrase, producing MGKVNLKYVNSYRDRHGKWRYRFRRRGFKTVPLPPPTDPDFFAAYHNALSGTEHKTAQPKSLADYPRSTFGWLLYQYFQSHEFKRLAPHTRRSRRNMLDNIEGLENPFNQLRPRHIRTWRDERQRTPSMANRLIKTLRALFVWAMENDLAEENPARDVKLLKMNGSGFHTWTNEERAQFERHHKPGTKARLAYQLLLDTACRRQDVIMLGWQHVKDGWIDFRQKKTGARVEAPITADLNAEISQTKGQLTFLLTTHGKPFTHAGFGNWFKKQCREAGLPENCSAHGLRKASAKRIGDAGGTTLEIASITGHKSLRELETYVRDYSRRKSAGRAAEKVQKENQCD from the coding sequence TTGGGCAAAGTTAATCTGAAATATGTGAATAGCTACCGTGATCGACACGGCAAGTGGCGTTACAGATTTCGCCGTAGAGGCTTCAAGACGGTTCCTCTTCCGCCGCCCACCGACCCGGACTTTTTTGCAGCCTATCACAACGCCCTAAGCGGCACAGAGCACAAAACAGCCCAGCCTAAAAGCCTCGCAGACTATCCACGCAGTACATTTGGCTGGCTGCTGTACCAGTATTTCCAAAGCCATGAGTTCAAAAGGCTAGCGCCACACACGCGGCGCAGCAGACGTAACATGCTCGATAACATTGAGGGCCTTGAAAATCCCTTCAATCAACTACGCCCACGTCACATTCGCACATGGAGAGACGAGCGACAAAGAACACCGTCTATGGCCAATCGCCTGATCAAAACTCTCCGGGCTTTGTTCGTTTGGGCCATGGAAAATGATCTAGCGGAGGAAAATCCAGCACGGGATGTGAAGCTATTGAAGATGAACGGCAGCGGTTTCCATACATGGACGAACGAGGAACGAGCTCAGTTTGAACGACACCATAAGCCTGGCACAAAAGCTCGTCTGGCCTATCAACTGTTACTGGACACTGCTTGCCGCCGTCAGGACGTGATTATGCTAGGTTGGCAACATGTCAAAGATGGCTGGATTGATTTCCGACAGAAGAAGACGGGTGCCAGAGTTGAGGCTCCAATCACAGCTGATCTCAATGCAGAAATCAGTCAAACGAAAGGCCAGCTGACTTTCCTCCTAACGACTCACGGAAAGCCATTCACCCATGCTGGGTTTGGGAATTGGTTCAAGAAGCAATGCCGTGAGGCTGGACTACCGGAGAACTGTTCCGCTCACGGCCTTAGAAAGGCATCTGCAAAGCGAATAGGCGATGCTGGGGGCACAACGTTGGAGATCGCTAGCATTACGGGCCATAAATCCCTCCGCGAGCTAGAGACTTATGTCAGGGACTATTCACGACGAAAGTCTGCCGGACGCGCTGCGGAGAAAGTTCAAAAAGAGAACCAATGTGACTAA